One Ranitomeya imitator isolate aRanImi1 chromosome 1, aRanImi1.pri, whole genome shotgun sequence DNA window includes the following coding sequences:
- the INO80B gene encoding INO80 complex subunit B, with translation MALSDFPVFALYLPAETKESIYSSGMDVVGRFIGSTDRKSCVIWIVCTVHHMEGTGDEDDVGSHVLHKKKHKKHKKHKKKHHQDSGAPSMHSQTRAADPKTTLKPQLRLKIKLGGQVLGTKSVPTFTVIPEQSRSQSPLMVVDEDEEPLEGVPIEQYRAWLDEDSNMDPLPSPAEAPVSEQDEELRWLDALERGDLDVNGDLKRETDDTLLTARQRALLQKQQTPAAPLYPPAVYSRPPQEMSQEMLVKREEKARKRRLQAAKKAEESKKQTIERLTKTSKSRGAKPASGRRGGRQPPCPTIRYQNNAHSITMSYPAGVPHPIPAEPRAALPAPQLCGAPGCTNPKKYSCSRTHVPLCSLRCYHKNLEVHSHQNSDPSPHMETSRP, from the exons ATGGCGCTGAGTGATTTTCCTGTGTTTGCTCTTTATCTTCCCGCGGAAACAAAAGAATCAATATATAGTTCCGGAATGGACGTTGTCGGACGCTTTATCGGGAGCACTGACCGGAAGTCTTGTGTTATTTGGATTGTGTGCACTGTTCATCACATGGAGGGAACAG GGGACGAGGATGATGTCGGATCTCACGTTCTTCACAAGAAGAAACACAAAAAGCACAAGAAACATAAGAAGAAGCATCACCAGGATAGCGGCGCCCCCTCCATGCACTCACAGACCCGCGCCGCTGATCCCAAGACCACCCTGAAACCACAGCTCCGCCTCAAGATCAAGCTGGGGGGACAAGTGTTGGGTACCAAAAG TGTGCCCACCTTCACCGTCATCCCCGAGCAGTCCCGCTCACAGTCCCCCCTTATGGTGGTGGATGAAGACGAGGAGCCGCTGGAGGGCGTCCCCATAGAGCAGTACCGGGCGTGGCTAG ATGAGGACAGTAACATGGATCCGCTGCCCTCGCCCGCTGAGGCTCCGGTGTCAGAGCAGGATGAGGAGTTGCGTTGGTTGGACGCTCTTGAGAGGGGAGATCTGGATGTCAATGGCGATCTAAAGAGAGAGACTGACGATACACTGCTGACAGCTCGCCAG AGAGCCCTTTTGCAGAAGCAGCAGACCCCTGCTGCCCCTCTGTACCCGCCGGCTGTTTACTCACGCCCCCCGCAGGAGATGTCTCAGGAGATGTTGGTGAAGAGAGAGGAGAAAGCTCGAAAGAGGAGACTGCAGGCGGCAAAGAAAGCAGAGGAGAGTAAAAAGCAGACCATAGAGAGACTGACCAAGACGTCCAAATCCCGGGGTGCCAAGCCGGCCTCTGGAAGAAGAGGGGGCCGCCAGCCTCCGTGCCCCACTATCCGTTACCAGAACAATGCCCACAGTATTACCATGTCTTACCCCGCAGGAGTTCCCCACCCTATCCCGGCAGAACCCCGGGCCGCACTGCCTGCCCCACAGCTTTGCGGTGCCCCCGGCTGCACCAACCCAAAGAAATACTCCTGTTCTAGGACTCACGTCCCGCTCTGCAGTCTGCGGTGCTACCACAAAAACTTGGAGGTCCACAGTCACCAGAACTCTGACCCTTCCCCCCACATGGAAACATCGAGACCCTGA